GAGGACTGATCCCGGCACGATTGCGCTTTTTGGCGTCTTTAGGCAGCATCAAGTCACGGCCGCGCGTGTGGTCATACCCCATTTGGAAGTTGAGGCCTGGCATGCGGATTACTCAAGCGACCCTGGAACACCTGGACCTGTTGACCCCACTGTTCGTCAAATACCGCGAGTTTTACGGGGCATTGCCCTTTCCGGATTCGTCGCGGGCCTTCCTGGAAAAGCGCCTGCGCCGCAAGGAGTCGGTGATCTACCTGGCCCTGGCCGATGACGATGACAAGAAACTGCTTGGGTTCTGCCAGCTGTACCCAAGCTTTTCTTCGCTGTCGCTCAAGCGGGTGTGGATACTCAATGACATCTACGTGGCCGAAGATGCGCGCCGGCAACTGGTGGCAGACAACCTGATGCGTACGGCGAAAAAAATGGCCAAGGAGACCCATGCGGTGCGCTTGCGGGTGTCCACCAGCAGTGACAATGAAGTGGCGCAAAAAACGTACGAGTCGATCGGGTTTCGTGAAGACACCGAATTCAAGAACTACACCTTGCCGATCAGCGAAGACTAACCAACCAAACCCTGCACATTCACTGTGAGAGGGGCGGTGCGACGATTCGACTGCCCCCGATAGCGGCGTATCAGCCAGACTATTTATAACTGACACGCCATCATCGGGGGCAAGTCGAATCGTCGCACCGCCCCGACCACATTGAATCTCCAGCGCTCTGTAGACCTTGCACCACGACATCCCCCGCTACAAAACCAACAGGCTTTTCACCTCTCAATCCGTATAATGCGGACCTTTCAGGGTTGTAAGAAATGCGGCATACACTTGTAGCCTTATTAACCCGAGCTTCCGCACAAGCCTGCTGAGCCGGGCCATTCACACAGGTGCCATCCATGGATTTCAACCCGCTCGACCTTATCCTGCATCTCGACGTCTATCTCGACCTGCTGGTAACCAATTACGGTCCGTGGATCTACGCCATTCTGTTCCTGGTCATCTTTTGCGAAACCGGCCTGGTGGTCATGCCGTTCCTGCCGGGTGATTCGTTGCTGTTTATTGCCGGAGCCGTAGCCGCAGGCGGCGGCATGGACCCGGTATTGCTGGGCGGCCTGTTGATGCTGGCAGCCATCCTCGGCGACAGCACCAACTACGTGATCGGGCGAACGGTAGGCGAACGGTTGTTCAACAACCCCAACTCGAAAATCTTCCGCCGCGACTACCTGCAAAAAACCCACGATTTCTACGACAAGCACGGTGGCAAAACCGTCACCCTGGCGCGCTTCCTGCCGATCCTGCGCACCTTTGCGCCGTTCGTCGCCGGTATCGCGAGAATGCCGTACCCACGGTTCTTCGGTTTCAGTGTGCTGGGCACGATCCTCTGGGTCGGCGGCCTGGTGACCCTGGGCTACTTCTTCGGCAACGTACCGTTTATCAAGAAAAACCTGTCGCTGCTGGTGGTGTTCATCATCCTGCTGTCCTTGGTGCCGATGATCATCGGCGTGTTCCGCAGCCGTTTTGGCCGCACCTCCTCCGAAGCCAAGCCGCAGTAACCGCCGATGTGGTCCCTCAGCGCCTGGCGTCGCCGGCGCCTGCTGGCCAAGCACCCGATTGCCGATGACACCTGGCAGCGGGTGCGCCATCACCTGACCTTCCTCGACGGCATCAGCGCCGAGCAGGACCAGTGGCTGCGCGAAGCCTGCGTGGTGTTCCTCGCCGAAAAACACCTCACCGCCCTGCCCGGCGTCGAACTGCACCAGGAACAACGCCTGCTGCTTGCCGCTCAGGCGCAATTGCCGCTGATGCATCTGGGCGACCTCGACTGGTACCAAGGCTTCCACGAAATCGTGCTGTACCCCGACGACTTCCTGAGCCCCCAGCGCCATCGCGACAGCAGTGGCATCGAACATGAATGGGACGGCGAACACAGCGGCGAAGCCTGGCAACAAGGCCCGGTGATTCTTGCCTGGCCCGGCGTGCTCGCCAGCGGCCAGTGGGAAGGCTACAACCTGGTGATCCACGAACTGGCGCACAAACTCGACATGCTCAACGGCGACGCCAACGGCCTGCCACCGCTGCACGCCGACATGCGCGTGCAGGAATGGGCCAGCGTGATGCAGGGCGCCTACGACGACCTCAATCGCCAACTG
The genomic region above belongs to Pseudomonas sp. S35 and contains:
- a CDS encoding GNAT family N-acetyltransferase; its protein translation is MRITQATLEHLDLLTPLFVKYREFYGALPFPDSSRAFLEKRLRRKESVIYLALADDDDKKLLGFCQLYPSFSSLSLKRVWILNDIYVAEDARRQLVADNLMRTAKKMAKETHAVRLRVSTSSDNEVAQKTYESIGFREDTEFKNYTLPISED
- a CDS encoding DedA family protein; its protein translation is MDFNPLDLILHLDVYLDLLVTNYGPWIYAILFLVIFCETGLVVMPFLPGDSLLFIAGAVAAGGGMDPVLLGGLLMLAAILGDSTNYVIGRTVGERLFNNPNSKIFRRDYLQKTHDFYDKHGGKTVTLARFLPILRTFAPFVAGIARMPYPRFFGFSVLGTILWVGGLVTLGYFFGNVPFIKKNLSLLVVFIILLSLVPMIIGVFRSRFGRTSSEAKPQ
- a CDS encoding M90 family metallopeptidase, translated to MWSLSAWRRRRLLAKHPIADDTWQRVRHHLTFLDGISAEQDQWLREACVVFLAEKHLTALPGVELHQEQRLLLAAQAQLPLMHLGDLDWYQGFHEIVLYPDDFLSPQRHRDSSGIEHEWDGEHSGEAWQQGPVILAWPGVLASGQWEGYNLVIHELAHKLDMLNGDANGLPPLHADMRVQEWASVMQGAYDDLNRQLDANPDAETEIDPYAAENPAEFFAVTSEYFFSAPDLLVSTYPQVYAQLSRFYRQDPLARLTHLQAHDPRYQPQGE